The following proteins come from a genomic window of Chryseobacterium glaciei:
- a CDS encoding DinB family protein → MDTLTQLKSELETEYQTTKKFIDLFPEEKNDYAPHEKSMKMMPLATHLVEVFEWPNTILATSELDFAKGAYQPAKLSTKEELLKKLDDNFQAGKQALENAKEDDLNPSWTIKNDGHELASWSKYAAIRHGLNQITHHRAQLGVYYRLNDIPLPGSYGPSADNPNF, encoded by the coding sequence ATGGACACATTAACACAATTAAAATCTGAATTAGAAACTGAGTATCAAACGACAAAAAAGTTTATTGATCTCTTTCCTGAAGAAAAAAATGACTATGCTCCTCACGAAAAAAGCATGAAAATGATGCCTTTGGCAACTCATTTGGTGGAAGTCTTCGAATGGCCAAACACCATCTTGGCAACTTCTGAGCTAGATTTTGCAAAAGGAGCTTATCAACCCGCAAAACTTTCTACAAAAGAAGAACTTTTGAAAAAATTAGATGACAATTTTCAGGCAGGAAAACAAGCGCTAGAAAATGCAAAAGAAGATGATCTAAATCCGAGCTGGACCATAAAAAATGATGGTCATGAATTAGCTAGCTGGAGTAAATACGCCGCTATTCGACATGGATTAAATCAAATTACGCATCACCGGGCTCAACTGGGTGTTTATTACAGATTAAATGATATTCCGCTTCCGGGAAGTTATGGGCCTTCTGCTGATAATCCGAATTTTTAA
- a CDS encoding GLPGLI family protein translates to MKKFFSVFFIALVTFASAQEKDSKETANRFFYELTFKPKKDSTKTDKVITILDITDKNRSIYQDYTVIAQDSIMKIEIEAMQKAGIMKDLSKTLKTPKISARIYKIYPSMKIQYVDKIASGFTPANIGYDENLKLNWKIENEKQKIGAYNTQKATTEFGGKQWTAWFSADLPFQDGPYKFYGLPGLIVKIEDAGKNYSWVLQGNKKVKDYTEYSYIENLMQAKGGKVNVLSREKFEKTFNDFKKDPFATVRPMMTQEMMSKSIPGMDGTIGDMMKKQEKQYKDFYNANDNPIEPDYGKLNVGNLEKVGKEKDSK, encoded by the coding sequence ATGAAAAAGTTCTTTTCAGTATTTTTTATCGCTCTTGTTACTTTTGCGAGTGCTCAGGAAAAAGATTCTAAGGAAACAGCCAACCGTTTCTTTTATGAATTAACATTTAAGCCTAAAAAAGATTCTACAAAAACAGATAAGGTAATTACCATTTTGGATATTACAGATAAAAACAGATCTATTTATCAGGATTATACGGTGATTGCTCAGGATTCTATCATGAAAATAGAAATTGAAGCAATGCAAAAAGCTGGGATCATGAAAGATTTATCTAAAACACTTAAAACTCCGAAAATTTCTGCAAGGATTTACAAAATTTATCCAAGCATGAAAATTCAGTATGTAGATAAGATTGCAAGCGGATTTACGCCAGCCAATATCGGTTATGATGAAAATTTGAAACTTAACTGGAAAATTGAAAACGAAAAACAAAAAATAGGAGCATACAATACTCAAAAAGCAACTACTGAATTCGGTGGAAAACAGTGGACAGCTTGGTTTAGTGCAGACTTACCTTTTCAGGACGGGCCATACAAATTTTACGGACTTCCTGGTTTGATTGTAAAAATTGAAGATGCAGGAAAAAATTATTCTTGGGTTTTACAAGGAAACAAAAAAGTAAAAGATTATACAGAATACTCTTATATTGAAAATCTAATGCAGGCTAAAGGCGGTAAAGTAAACGTATTATCAAGAGAAAAGTTTGAAAAAACGTTTAATGATTTCAAGAAAGATCCTTTTGCTACAGTAAGACCAATGATGACGCAGGAAATGATGTCTAAATCTATCCCGGGAATGGACGGAACAATTGGAGACATGATGAAGAAACAGGAAAAGCAGTATAAAGATTTTTATAATGCAAACGACAATCCTATTGAGCCGGATTATGGTAAATTAAATGTCGGAAATTTAGAAAAAGTAGGAAAAGAGAAAGATTCAAAATAG
- a CDS encoding FeoA family protein has protein sequence MKEKGLHKLSGFPKNKMGKILGYDDDQMKMPSKIIEMGLLPETAFRILYQAPFSGPMYVEFGEEKSRIALREEEGSFIIVEELN, from the coding sequence TTGAAAGAGAAGGGTTTACATAAATTGAGCGGATTTCCTAAAAACAAAATGGGAAAGATTCTGGGGTATGATGATGATCAAATGAAGATGCCGAGTAAGATCATAGAAATGGGTCTATTGCCGGAAACGGCCTTCAGAATATTGTATCAGGCTCCTTTTAGTGGTCCTATGTATGTAGAATTTGGAGAAGAAAAAAGCCGAATTGCTCTTCGTGAAGAAGAAGGCAGTTTTATCATTGTTGAAGAATTGAATTGA
- the feoB gene encoding ferrous iron transport protein B — translation MQDTQKKQVLLVGNPNVGKSTVFNTLCNKKQKTGNYAGVTVASHSGNYAYKNEEVEVVDLPGSYSIYPSSEDEAIFSKFLIDEQKNYAGVIYILEALSLKRGLLLFQQIQDLGVPMILVVNQIDQAERRGITIDIQKFSDALGIKIIQTNAKEQIGIEEIKEAVLNNEFLKTDKTSFEIPTQHRDFIQKLSSDKGLDNEYKAWISISSGVELDKEESMKKGLSDSEAKNMVPKRLQVQETVRRYQNVDKILANVISKRPQFKELLTERLDKVLVHKFWGYVVFLLILLIIFQSVFFLAEYPMNWIDNFFAWLSAFTGEHLPEGPLNSLISNGIIPGLGGIMVFAPQIGILLYFLYLLEDSGYMARVIFLMDRFLRPFGLNGKSIVPLVSGTACAIPAVISTRNIENLKERLLTILVTPFMTCSARLPVYSIIIGLIISDGTFFGIQYKALVLLGMYLLGFMVALLSAAILKGFIKNQGKTYLVMDLPTYKKPLFAYDFKMVLGKVWEFITGAGKIIFIVSIIIWFLSYFGPKQTPNEFVATNVKLDHSYLAKMGKAIEPAIAPLGYDWKMGVGIITSFVAREVFVGTMSTLYSLDDDAPEGKVIDKMRHDVKPNGEKVFNFATGVSVLLFYAFAMQCVSTLAVVYRETKSWKWTGFQVVMMTGLAYFVSMIAYQILK, via the coding sequence ATGCAGGATACTCAAAAAAAACAGGTACTTTTAGTCGGAAATCCTAATGTAGGAAAGTCAACGGTTTTCAATACGCTTTGCAACAAAAAACAGAAAACCGGGAATTATGCTGGTGTTACTGTAGCAAGCCATTCGGGGAATTATGCCTATAAGAATGAAGAGGTTGAGGTGGTTGATTTACCGGGTTCATACAGTATTTATCCAAGCTCCGAGGACGAGGCTATTTTTTCTAAATTTCTTATCGATGAGCAGAAAAATTATGCTGGAGTTATTTATATTCTTGAAGCTTTAAGTTTAAAAAGAGGACTGTTGCTTTTTCAACAGATTCAGGATCTGGGAGTTCCGATGATTTTGGTTGTTAACCAGATCGATCAGGCTGAAAGAAGAGGAATTACGATTGATATTCAGAAATTTTCGGATGCATTAGGAATTAAGATCATCCAAACCAACGCAAAAGAGCAAATTGGAATTGAAGAAATAAAAGAAGCTGTTTTAAACAACGAATTTTTAAAAACAGATAAAACTTCTTTCGAAATACCAACCCAACACAGAGATTTTATCCAAAAACTGTCTTCAGATAAAGGCCTTGATAACGAATATAAAGCTTGGATATCCATATCTTCAGGCGTTGAGTTGGATAAGGAAGAATCCATGAAGAAAGGATTGAGTGATTCTGAGGCTAAAAATATGGTTCCTAAAAGATTACAGGTTCAGGAAACGGTTAGGAGATATCAGAATGTCGACAAGATTTTAGCTAATGTAATTTCAAAAAGACCTCAATTCAAAGAATTATTAACGGAGAGATTGGATAAAGTTCTCGTTCATAAATTCTGGGGATATGTTGTTTTCTTATTGATTTTATTGATCATTTTCCAAAGTGTTTTCTTCTTGGCAGAATATCCAATGAACTGGATCGATAATTTCTTCGCATGGCTATCAGCTTTCACAGGAGAACATCTTCCGGAAGGGCCACTAAATTCATTAATTTCAAACGGAATTATTCCTGGCTTAGGCGGAATCATGGTTTTCGCTCCACAAATCGGGATTTTATTATATTTCCTCTATTTATTAGAAGATTCAGGATATATGGCGAGAGTTATTTTTCTGATGGACAGGTTTTTACGGCCTTTTGGACTAAACGGAAAAAGTATCGTTCCATTAGTTTCCGGAACGGCTTGTGCAATTCCTGCGGTAATTTCAACAAGAAATATCGAGAACTTAAAAGAAAGATTATTAACCATCTTGGTAACGCCTTTCATGACTTGTTCTGCGAGACTTCCGGTTTACAGTATCATTATTGGTTTAATTATTTCAGACGGAACTTTCTTCGGAATTCAATATAAAGCATTGGTTTTATTGGGAATGTATCTTTTAGGATTTATGGTGGCGTTACTTTCGGCTGCAATTCTTAAAGGTTTCATTAAAAATCAAGGAAAAACATACTTGGTAATGGATTTACCAACCTACAAAAAACCGCTTTTCGCATACGATTTCAAGATGGTTTTAGGTAAAGTTTGGGAATTCATAACCGGTGCCGGAAAAATCATCTTCATTGTAAGTATTATTATCTGGTTTTTAAGTTATTTCGGACCAAAACAAACTCCAAATGAATTTGTAGCAACGAATGTTAAGCTTGATCACTCTTATTTGGCAAAAATGGGAAAAGCGATCGAACCCGCCATTGCGCCATTAGGTTACGACTGGAAAATGGGAGTTGGGATTATCACAAGTTTCGTAGCAAGAGAAGTTTTTGTTGGAACAATGTCAACATTATACAGCTTAGACGACGATGCTCCGGAAGGAAAAGTGATTGATAAAATGAGACACGATGTAAAACCCAACGGCGAAAAAGTATTCAATTTCGCAACAGGTGTTTCCGTGCTTTTATTTTACGCATTTGCAATGCAGTGTGTTTCTACACTTGCAGTAGTTTACAGAGAAACCAAAAGCTGGAAATGGACTGGCTTTCAGGTGGTAATGATGACCGGTTTGGCATACTTTGTGTCGATGATAGCATATCAAATATTAAAATAA
- a CDS encoding DUF4421 family protein: MKKTTHFLLCWLLGFFANAQKQPDSTKIISYEDQVMVRLNFDTNIEDYVAVYKGEKFSKTKLSINNKINTSFSIDYKIISATFSFAPNFIPGNNDNHLKGESSYSDIRFRFFPKSFIQTVYYKNSKGFYLKNMQDFDPDWQKGKDAYLKLPDLRIQSFGGITAYSFNKDFSLKSIYYQREWQKESNGSFVPALEYDLTFFKNKDIDDLKSMETQINIGANLAYYYNWVVTKNVNISPFAFAGIGGKWSSYQEDLENGSKSEKEKNKYFTKKFGGGIHIGYNSDRFLFGGKLNLMSYNYKQDADSHVQNNNTYGLIYVGYRFAPPKVVKNSYDKIQKRVPIL, translated from the coding sequence TTGAAAAAAACAACACACTTCCTGCTATGTTGGCTTTTAGGATTTTTTGCAAATGCTCAAAAACAACCGGACAGCACCAAAATCATTTCCTATGAAGATCAGGTGATGGTCAGGCTGAATTTTGATACAAATATTGAAGATTACGTTGCCGTTTATAAAGGAGAGAAATTTTCCAAGACGAAGCTTTCTATTAATAATAAAATCAACACTTCTTTTTCAATTGATTACAAGATTATAAGTGCGACGTTTTCATTCGCTCCCAACTTTATTCCCGGAAATAATGACAATCATTTGAAGGGTGAAAGTTCGTATTCGGATATTAGATTCAGATTTTTCCCTAAAAGTTTTATTCAGACTGTTTACTATAAAAATTCAAAAGGTTTTTATCTGAAAAATATGCAGGATTTCGATCCCGATTGGCAAAAAGGAAAAGATGCCTATTTAAAGCTTCCTGATTTGAGGATTCAAAGCTTTGGCGGAATTACCGCTTATTCTTTTAATAAAGATTTTTCATTAAAAAGTATCTATTATCAGAGAGAATGGCAGAAAGAAAGCAACGGAAGTTTTGTTCCTGCTTTAGAATATGACCTTACTTTTTTTAAAAATAAAGATATCGATGATCTCAAAAGCATGGAAACGCAAATTAATATCGGAGCCAATCTAGCTTATTATTACAATTGGGTCGTGACAAAAAATGTGAATATTTCACCTTTTGCATTTGCCGGAATTGGAGGAAAATGGTCAAGTTATCAGGAAGATTTGGAAAATGGTTCAAAATCTGAAAAAGAAAAGAATAAATATTTCACTAAGAAATTCGGGGGCGGAATTCATATAGGTTACAACTCAGACAGGTTTTTGTTTGGAGGAAAGCTGAATCTAATGTCATATAATTACAAACAGGATGCTGATTCTCATGTTCAAAACAACAATACTTACGGATTAATATATGTAGGATATCGTTTTGCACCGCCAAAAGTTGTGAAAAACAGTTACGATAAAATCCAAAAAAGGGTTCCGATTTTATAA
- the dinD gene encoding DNA damage-inducible protein D, with protein MKKELIEELFLKFENASHLYKDIECWSARDLQEILNYTKWDNFLKVIEKAKKACENVGEDVQNHFADIGKMVLLGSGSEREILDIALTRYGCYLVAQNGDSSKSEIAFAQTYFAVQTRKQEIIEKRLLDVARVTARERLSKTEKKLSGIIYERGVDDRSFSVIRSKGDQALFGGFTTNDMKKKLNVPQSRPLADFLPTLTIKAKDFATELTSHNVVEKDLNGDSQITNEHIENNLAVRKMLGERGIKPENLPALEDIKKVQRKLDGDEKKILKQTKKK; from the coding sequence ATGAAAAAAGAATTAATAGAAGAGCTCTTTTTAAAATTTGAAAATGCTTCACATTTATATAAAGATATTGAATGCTGGAGCGCTAGAGATTTACAAGAAATTCTCAACTATACAAAATGGGATAACTTTTTAAAGGTTATTGAAAAAGCGAAAAAGGCTTGTGAAAATGTTGGAGAAGACGTTCAAAACCATTTTGCCGATATCGGGAAAATGGTCTTATTAGGAAGCGGTTCTGAAAGAGAAATTTTAGATATAGCATTAACTCGTTATGGTTGTTACTTGGTTGCTCAAAATGGCGACAGCTCTAAAAGTGAAATAGCTTTTGCTCAAACTTATTTTGCTGTTCAGACAAGAAAACAAGAGATTATTGAGAAAAGACTTTTAGATGTTGCGAGAGTAACAGCAAGAGAAAGATTATCAAAAACAGAGAAAAAACTTTCAGGTATTATTTATGAAAGAGGTGTTGATGACAGAAGTTTTTCAGTAATCCGCTCCAAGGGAGATCAAGCTTTGTTTGGTGGTTTTACTACAAACGATATGAAAAAAAAGCTTAATGTTCCACAATCTAGACCTCTTGCTGATTTTCTTCCTACATTAACAATTAAAGCAAAAGATTTCGCAACTGAATTAACAAGTCATAATGTTGTTGAAAAAGATTTAAATGGTGATTCTCAGATTACCAATGAACATATTGAAAATAATTTAGCAGTAAGAAAAATGTTGGGAGAGAGGGGTATAAAACCTGAAAATCTTCCCGCGTTAGAAGATATTAAAAAAGTTCAACGAAAGTTAGACGGTGATGAAAAGAAAATTTTAAAACAAACTAAGAAAAAATAG
- the glmM gene encoding phosphoglucosamine mutase — protein MSLIKSISGIRGTIGGKVNDNLTPLDVVKFASAFGTWLQNNKNKKDLTLIIGRDARISGLMVNSLVTATLQGLGINVIDLGLSTTPTVEIMVPELKADGGIILTASHNPKQWNALKLLNEKGEFITGENGAEVLALAESEDFNYAEVDDLGKYETRDDAFDIHIQQILDLPMVDVEAIKAKNFKVVLDAVNSTGGIAIPMLLDKLGCETVKLYCEPNGQFPHNPEPLKEHLGDICELIKKEGADVGVVVDPDVDRLALIDEKGEMFGEEYTLVAVADYLLKNKNGVAISNLSSSRALRDVAQSHNSEYFASAVGEVNVITLMKEKNAVIGGEGNGGIIYPDLHYGRDSLVGVALFLTHLAKENKTVSELRAGYPSYFMGKKKIELTPEINVDDILSKMEKEYQNENVSTIDGVKIDFENNWVHLRKSNTEPIIRIYTEAKSQEEADKLGDDIIAKIKSLI, from the coding sequence ATGTCATTAATAAAAAGTATTTCAGGAATTCGGGGAACAATAGGCGGAAAAGTAAATGATAATTTAACGCCGCTTGACGTGGTGAAATTTGCTTCTGCTTTCGGAACCTGGCTTCAGAATAATAAAAATAAAAAAGATTTAACTTTAATCATTGGTCGTGATGCAAGAATTTCTGGTTTAATGGTTAATTCATTGGTTACAGCAACGTTGCAAGGGCTTGGAATCAACGTAATTGATCTTGGACTTTCTACAACACCAACCGTTGAAATTATGGTTCCTGAGTTGAAAGCAGACGGAGGAATTATCCTTACCGCTTCTCACAACCCAAAACAATGGAATGCGCTTAAATTATTAAACGAAAAAGGAGAATTCATCACTGGAGAAAACGGCGCCGAAGTTCTTGCTTTGGCCGAAAGTGAAGACTTTAATTACGCCGAAGTTGATGATTTGGGTAAATATGAAACAAGAGATGATGCTTTTGATATTCATATTCAGCAGATTTTGGATTTGCCGATGGTAGATGTTGAAGCAATTAAGGCTAAAAATTTCAAGGTAGTTTTAGATGCCGTAAACTCTACGGGAGGTATTGCGATTCCGATGCTTTTAGATAAGTTAGGTTGTGAAACCGTTAAATTATATTGTGAACCAAACGGACAGTTTCCACACAATCCTGAACCGTTGAAAGAACATTTAGGAGATATCTGTGAATTGATTAAAAAAGAAGGCGCCGACGTTGGGGTTGTTGTAGATCCCGATGTTGACAGATTGGCTTTGATCGATGAAAAAGGGGAAATGTTTGGCGAAGAATATACACTGGTTGCTGTTGCAGATTATTTATTGAAGAATAAAAATGGCGTGGCAATTTCAAACCTTTCTTCAAGCCGTGCGTTGAGAGATGTTGCGCAGAGCCACAATTCAGAATATTTTGCAAGTGCTGTTGGAGAAGTGAATGTTATTACTCTAATGAAGGAGAAAAATGCCGTAATCGGAGGTGAAGGAAACGGCGGAATTATCTATCCAGATCTACATTACGGAAGAGACTCTTTGGTAGGTGTTGCGTTATTTTTGACTCATTTAGCAAAAGAAAACAAGACTGTTTCTGAATTAAGAGCAGGATATCCAAGTTATTTCATGGGTAAAAAGAAAATCGAATTAACTCCTGAAATCAACGTAGATGATATTTTATCTAAAATGGAAAAAGAATATCAAAACGAAAACGTTTCTACGATTGACGGTGTAAAAATAGACTTTGAAAACAATTGGGTTCACCTTCGTAAATCGAATACAGAACCGATTATCAGAATTTATACAGAAGCTAAATCTCAGGAAGAAGCTGACAAACTAGGGGATGATATCATTGCAAAAATCAAAAGTTTGATTTAA
- a CDS encoding Crp/Fnr family transcriptional regulator, with protein MFEHLQNRFSFPKDTWGKYRKNFTRIEVPAKTILLTEGEISLNAYFIEKGIVRAWYNNDGKDITFQFFMENTMFSSLESFRKGLPSMVSFESIEPCILWQIDKPTANKILEEVYEDPKLRSEFMDSVFERVFDYMKHFFSFIKESPQERYLNLCKEKPDIIKRVPQHYIASYLGITTVHLSRIKSKILKDRL; from the coding sequence ATGTTCGAACATCTACAAAACAGATTTTCTTTCCCGAAAGATACTTGGGGAAAATACAGAAAGAATTTCACACGAATCGAAGTTCCGGCTAAAACAATTCTGTTAACAGAAGGTGAAATTTCATTAAATGCCTATTTTATTGAAAAAGGGATTGTAAGAGCTTGGTACAATAATGATGGAAAAGACATTACTTTTCAGTTTTTTATGGAAAACACGATGTTTTCTTCGCTGGAAAGCTTCCGAAAAGGATTGCCGAGTATGGTTTCATTTGAATCAATTGAGCCTTGTATTTTGTGGCAAATAGATAAACCTACCGCCAATAAAATTTTGGAAGAAGTTTACGAAGATCCAAAGTTGAGAAGTGAATTTATGGATTCTGTTTTCGAAAGGGTTTTTGATTATATGAAACACTTTTTCTCATTTATTAAAGAAAGTCCACAAGAACGATACCTTAATCTTTGTAAAGAAAAACCGGATATTATTAAAAGAGTTCCGCAACATTATATTGCTTCTTATTTAGGCATCACAACCGTTCATCTGAGCAGAATTAAAAGCAAGATTTTGAAAGACAGGCTTTGA
- a CDS encoding quinone oxidoreductase family protein codes for MKAAIVFEKGGIPQYADFPDPEVSSENEQLISVKAASIKHLDRARASGTHYSTENEVHQPKLIGSDGVGLLENGDKVYFFSKKGTVAEKAVTDKKFIVPIPYGLDFSTAAALPNAVMGSAMGLKFKTKLKPGEIVLINGATGITGKVAIQVAKLYGAKKVIVTGRNQEVLESLYDLGADEVVSLQLNDEDFKQKIKEIHIETPIDVVLDYIWGHSVELLLSALKGDGNFSHKTRLVSVGGMSGDTIQLSSQILRGTDIQISGSGLGSWSPEEFKLLLTEIIPEMFQAAADGKLKIDIETVHLKDIETVWEKEINSRKRLVILI; via the coding sequence ATGAAAGCCGCAATAGTATTTGAAAAAGGTGGAATTCCACAATACGCAGATTTCCCAGATCCTGAAGTAAGTTCTGAAAACGAACAACTTATATCCGTAAAAGCTGCATCTATCAAACATTTGGATAGAGCAAGAGCAAGCGGAACCCATTATTCAACCGAAAATGAAGTGCACCAACCTAAACTTATCGGAAGCGATGGAGTAGGATTGCTCGAAAATGGAGATAAAGTATATTTTTTCAGTAAAAAAGGAACCGTAGCAGAAAAAGCTGTTACAGATAAAAAATTCATCGTTCCAATTCCTTACGGTTTGGATTTTTCTACAGCTGCAGCTTTACCAAACGCTGTGATGGGTTCTGCAATGGGACTTAAATTCAAAACAAAACTAAAGCCAGGAGAAATTGTTTTGATCAACGGAGCCACAGGAATTACAGGAAAAGTTGCAATTCAGGTTGCTAAATTATATGGCGCCAAAAAAGTAATTGTTACCGGAAGAAATCAAGAAGTTTTGGAGTCTCTTTATGATCTTGGAGCTGATGAAGTTGTTTCTTTACAATTAAATGACGAAGATTTTAAGCAAAAAATAAAAGAAATTCATATAGAAACCCCAATTGATGTTGTTCTGGATTATATTTGGGGACATTCTGTAGAACTTTTATTGTCTGCATTGAAGGGTGACGGTAATTTTTCACACAAAACAAGATTGGTTTCAGTCGGAGGAATGAGCGGTGACACGATTCAATTATCATCACAAATTTTAAGAGGAACGGACATTCAGATTTCCGGTTCCGGATTGGGAAGCTGGTCGCCTGAGGAATTTAAACTTTTGTTAACAGAAATTATTCCCGAAATGTTCCAAGCCGCTGCAGATGGAAAATTAAAAATAGATATAGAAACAGTTCATTTGAAAGATATTGAAACTGTTTGGGAAAAGGAAATCAATAGTAGAAAAAGGTTGGTTATATTAATTTAG
- a CDS encoding tetratricopeptide repeat protein produces MEEYFGNELVKKFEEMMENNDEFYFDTEELEDIIVYYLELGDFNYADNAVNYGLKLHPNSLDIKIKKLEVLLEWEEYNAAKELIDELKASSMENTDFLVCYAKYYSNLGNPKRSIEICKKALELKEEENFLHNFIADEYVNLGDPFNALKHYKKALKEDPTDEYPLENAMICFSELNKSEEAIAFLNEYLDDFAYSETAWFEYGQFYFNRKNYDEAIKGFDYLLAINSTAVGVYANKAACYEALGQYKKSIEIYEEMLELEYTKAFTFYKIGLCYKALKQPVMALNSFQRSLREDPQFYLSMMEQSYLYEEMGGMSEALHFATEATHLNENNLDYQKRLAFLLIDSGKFEESLVCLKKLVEAEPSRFYNWYAYSEVLMLLGEYDETVTLLNAAVILHNRAELYYQLSNCYFILKNQEKGIESLQLALSLDPTLAPDMQKKYPYIKDEVKKAKAKVRKKN; encoded by the coding sequence TTGGAAGAATACTTTGGAAATGAACTTGTGAAAAAGTTCGAAGAAATGATGGAAAATAATGATGAATTCTACTTTGATACAGAAGAGTTGGAGGATATTATTGTTTATTATCTGGAGTTAGGCGACTTTAATTATGCTGATAATGCAGTGAATTATGGCCTTAAACTTCATCCCAATTCTTTGGACATCAAGATTAAAAAACTTGAAGTTCTTTTAGAATGGGAAGAGTATAATGCTGCGAAAGAGCTTATCGATGAGTTGAAGGCTTCATCTATGGAGAATACAGACTTTTTGGTTTGCTATGCAAAGTATTATTCGAATTTAGGAAACCCTAAAAGATCCATTGAAATTTGTAAAAAAGCATTAGAATTAAAAGAAGAAGAGAATTTTCTTCACAATTTTATTGCGGATGAATATGTGAATTTAGGAGATCCTTTTAACGCTCTTAAACATTACAAAAAAGCATTGAAAGAAGATCCAACGGATGAATATCCTTTGGAAAATGCAATGATTTGCTTTAGTGAATTGAATAAGAGTGAGGAGGCAATTGCCTTTCTGAATGAATATTTAGATGATTTTGCTTATTCTGAAACTGCTTGGTTTGAATACGGACAGTTCTATTTCAACAGAAAGAATTATGATGAAGCCATAAAGGGATTTGATTACTTATTGGCGATTAATTCAACTGCTGTTGGGGTTTATGCCAATAAAGCAGCTTGTTATGAAGCTTTAGGACAATATAAAAAATCAATTGAAATTTACGAGGAGATGCTCGAGTTGGAATATACAAAAGCGTTCACTTTTTATAAAATTGGTTTGTGTTATAAAGCATTAAAACAACCTGTTATGGCCTTGAATTCATTTCAGAGATCATTGAGAGAAGATCCTCAATTTTATCTTTCTATGATGGAGCAGTCGTATTTATACGAAGAAATGGGCGGAATGTCGGAAGCGTTGCATTTTGCAACAGAAGCGACTCATTTGAATGAAAATAATCTTGATTATCAAAAAAGATTAGCCTTTTTATTAATTGATTCAGGGAAATTTGAAGAAAGTCTTGTTTGTCTGAAAAAATTGGTTGAAGCAGAACCTTCAAGATTTTATAACTGGTATGCTTATTCTGAAGTATTGATGCTTCTGGGAGAGTACGATGAGACGGTTACACTTTTAAATGCTGCTGTAATTTTACATAACAGAGCAGAATTGTATTATCAGTTAAGCAATTGTTATTTTATCCTTAAAAATCAGGAAAAAGGAATTGAATCTCTTCAGTTGGCATTAAGCTTAGACCCTACTCTTGCTCCGGATATGCAGAAAAAATATCCTTACATTAAAGATGAGGTGAAAAAGGCTAAAGCTAAAGTGAGAAAGAAAAATTAG